GGCCGGGGTCCACGCCCAGCTCGTGCTCCGAGTCGTGCACGACGTCGTGGAGCTCGATCTCCAGGCGGTCGTCGGACTTGGCGTGCTGCACCGTCCACACCTGCGTGACCCCACGCGCCGCGGCGTCGTCGTCGGGGGTGGTGGTCTTGAGCGTGCAGGGCGGGCTCATCCAGTTGAGCGGCTTGTACGAGCCGCCGTCCGAGTGCAGCAGCACGCTGCCGTCGGCCTTGACCACCAGGAGCCTCGTCGCGAGCGGCAGGTGGGCGTTGAGGCGGCCCGTGTAGCGGGCCGAGCACGTGGCGACGACGAGGCGCAAGGGTGTTCTCCGGGTGGGTGGTCCTACAGGACGAGGTCGCGCCGCCCTGGCGGCGCCGCCTCGAGCCACGAGGCGAGCCCAGCGTACGCGGCCGTGGACATCGAGAGCTCGAAGTCCACGTCGTCGTAGCGACAGGTGACCAGGTACTGGTCCGGCTGGCCGGCCTGGTCGAGCGGCACCCGCCCCGTCACCGTCAGGCGGTCACGCACCCACGTCCGCGCAGGTCGCAGCGACAGCGACCAGCACCGGTACCACTCGATCCGCCCGACGGCGTAGTGCGCGACGCCCAGCGTGAACGCCGTCGCCGGGTTGCCGCGCGCCCGCGCGTTGCACGTGAACGAGCCGACGCGTCGCGACAGGCGGTGGAGCCGCGACGCGCCCGCCGCCACCACGAGCGCGGCGATCAGCAGGATCGCCAGGAGCACCCAGACGGCGGCGGGCACGCGGCGTCAGCCCTCAGCGCCCGTGACGGGCGAGATCTCGTCCGCCACGACGGTCACGAGGTCGTCGTCGACCGACACGAACCCGCCCGTCACGTGCACCTCGAACGGCTCGGCGCCGTCCGTGGTGACCCGGACCGTGCCGGCACGCAGCACGGCAAGGATCGGCGTGTGGCCCGACAGGATGCCGATCTGCCCGTCGACGGAGGGCGCGCTCACGGCACGGGCAGTCCCCGACCAGACCTTGCGGTCCGCCGAGACGAGGTCGACGCTGAGTCCGGCCATCAGGCGCCGTACTCCTTCTGGATGCGCGACCAGTTGCGCTCGAGGTCCTCGAGGCCACCGATGTTGTAGAAGGCCTGCTCCGAGATGTGGTCGAACTCGCCGGCAGCGATCTTCTTGAACGCCTCGATCGTCTCCGTCAGCGGCACCGTCGAACCCGCGACACCCGTGAACTTCTCGGCCATGTACGTGTTCTGGGAGAGGAACTGCTGGATGCGGCGCGCTCGCGCCACGACCGTCTTGTCCTCCTCCGAGAGCTCGTCCACACCGAGGATCGCGATGATGTCCTGGAGCTCCTTGTTGCGCTGCAGGATCTGCTTGACCTCGGTGGCGACCGCGTAGTGCTCGGCACCCACGTACCGCGGGTCGAGGATGCGCGAGGTCGACGTCAGCGGGTCCACCGCGGGGTACAGGCCCTTCGACGCGATCTCACGGGAGAGCTCCGTGGTGGCGTCGAGGTGCGCGAACGTCGTGGCCGGCGCCGGGTCGGTGTAGTCGTCGGCCGGCACGTAGATCGCCTGCAGCGAGGTGATCGAGTGACCGCGCGTCGACGTGATGCGCTCCTGGAGGATGCCCATCTCGTCGGCGAGGTTCGGCTGGTAGCCGACGGCGGACGGCATGCGGCCGAGCAGCGTGGACACCTCGGAGCCCGCCTGCGTGAACCGGAAGATGTTGTCGATGAACAGCAGCACGTCCTGCTTCTGCACGTCGCGGAAGTACTCCGCCATCGTCAGGCCCGACAGGGCGATGCGCAGACGCGTGCCCGGCGGCTCGTCCATCTGACCGAAGACGAGGGCGGTCTTGTCGAAGACGCCCGCGTCCTCCATCTCGTGGATCAGGTCGTTGCCCTCACGGGTGCGCTCGCCGACACCGGCGAACACCGACACGCCGCCGTGGTCCTGGGCGACGCGCTGGATCATCTCCTGGATGAGGACCGTCTTGCCGACGCCCGCACCACCGAAGAGGCCGATCTTGCCACCCTGCACGTACGGGGTCAGCAGGTCGATGACCTTGATGCCCGTCTCGAACATCGAGGTCTTCGACTCGAGGTCCTTGAACGCCGGGGCCTTGCGGTGGATGGGCCAGCGCTCGGTGACCTCGAACTTCTCGCCCTCCTTGAGGTTGAGGACGTTGCCGGTCACGTCGAAGACGTGGCCCTTGGTGATGTCGCCGACGGGCACCGAGATCGGGGCACCGGTGTCGGTGACGGCGGCGCCGCGCACGAGGCCGTCGGTGGGCTTGAGCGCGATGGCGCGCACGAGCGAGTCGCCCAGGTGCTGGGCGACCTCGAGCGTGAGCGTGAAGGACTTCTCGCCCTCGCCCTGCGCCGAGAGCTGGATCTCGACGGTCAACGCGTTGTAGATGTCGGGGATCGCGTCCTCGGGGAACTCGATGTCGACGACAGGGCCGATCACTCGAGCGACCCGGCCGACGACGGGCCCGTTGGTGCGCTCGACCGGGGTGTCCACGGTGGTGGCGGTCATTGCATGCCTCGCTTCAGGTCAGTTCAGTGGTCGTCTGGTGGCGGTTACTTGGCCGCGGCTAGCGCGTCGGCACCCGAGACGATCTCGCTGATCTCCTGGGTGATGTCCGCCTGGCGAGCCTGGTTCGCCAGGCGGGTGTAGTTCCGGATGAGGTCCTCGGCGTTGTCCACCGCGGTGTGCATGGCCCGCTGACGCGAGGCCAGCTCCGACGCCGCAGCCTCCAGCAGGAAGCTGAACAGGCGGCTTCGCACGTAGCGGGGAAGCAGCGCGTCGAGCACGACCTCGACCGAAGGTTCGAAGTCGTACAGCGGCTCGACGTCCTCGTGCTCGACGACGCCTTCGACCACCTCGAGCGGGAGCATGCGCACCACGCGCGGGCGCTGCGTGACCATGTTGACGAACTGCGTGTAGACCACGTGCAGCTCGGCCACGCCGCCGTCCTCCGCGGGGGCGGAGTGGGCGGCGAGCAGAGCGTCGGCGATCTCGTGGGCGACCTCGGCGCTCGGGCTGTCGGAGCCGTAGGACCACTGGCCGCGCAGCTCACGCCCGCGATACCGGTAGTACGAGATCGCACGGCGGCCGGTCACGAAGAGCTCGGGCTGCTTGCCCTCGCGCTCGAGGCGCTCGAGCAGGCGCTCGGTCTCGCGGATGATCGCCGCCGAGTACGAGCCCGCCATGCCGCGGTCCGAGGCGACGACGAGCACCGCCACACGGTTCGTGTCGTGGCGCGCCTGGGTCATCGGGTGCTCGACGTGCGCGTGGGTCGCCACGGCGGACACGGCCCGCGTGATGGCCTGCGCGAACGGCGTCGTCGACGTCGCCCGGTTACGGGCGCGCCCGATGCGGGAGGCGGCGATGAGCTCCTGCGCGCGGAACATCTTCTTCAGCGACTGCGTCGACTTGATCCGCTGCCTGTAGACGCGCTGCGATCCTCCGGCCATGCGTCAGGCCTTCTTCTGGGCGACGATCTGCTCCTGCTCGATCGTCACCTCGGCCTCGTCGAGAGCGCCGCCCACGAGGGGGGTGCCGTCGCCCTTGAGGAAGCCGTTGCGGAACTCCTCGACGGCGTCGGACAGCGCCGACTCCGTCTCGTCCTCCAGCTTCCCGGTGGTGGCGATCGTCGACAGCACGTCGGTCGAGCGGCGCAGGTGGTCGAGCAGCTCGGCCTCGAAGCGCTTGATGTCGTCGACCGGGACGTCGTCGAGGCGGCCCTTGGTGCCGGTCCAGATGGACGCGACCTGCTCCTCGACCGGGTACGGGGTGTACTGCGGCTGCTTGAGGAGCTCCATGAGGGCGGCGCCGCGGGCGAGCTGGCCGCGAGACGCGGCGTCGAGGTCCGAGGCGAACATCGCGAAGGCCTCGAGCGAGCGGTACTGCGCCAGCTCGAGCTTCAGCGTGCCGGCGACCTTCTTCATGGCCTTGATCTGGGCGTCACCGCCGACGCGGGACACCGAGATACCGACGTCCACGGCGGGACGCTGGTCGGCGTTGAAGAGGTCGGACTGCAGGAAGATCTGACCGTCGGTGATGGAGATGACGTTGGTCGGGATGTACGCCGAGACGTCGTTCGCCTTGGTCTCGATCATCGGCAGGCCGGTCATCGACCCCGCGCCAAGGTCGTCGCTCAGCTTGGCGCAACGCTCCAGCAGGCGGGAGTGCAGGTAGAACACGTCGCCGGGGTACGCCTCGCGGCCCGGCGGGCGGCGCAGCAGCAGCGACACGGCACGGTAGGCCTCGGCCTGCTTCGACAGGTCGTCGAAGATGATCAGGACGTGCTTGCCGTCGTACATCCAGTGCTGGCCGATGGCCGAGCCGGTGTACGGGGCCAGGTACTTGAAGCCGGCCGGGTCGGAGGCCGGGGCCGCGACGATCGTCGTGTACTCCAGCGCGCCGGCGTCCTCGAGAGCGCCACGCACCGAGGCGATGGTCGAGCCCTTCTGGCCGATGGCGACGTAGATGCAGCGCACCTGCTTCGTCGGGTCGCCCGACTCCCAGTTGGCCTTCTGGTTGATGATCGTGTCGATCGCGATGGCCGTCTTGCCGGTCTGGCGGTCGCCGATGATGAGCTGGCGCTGGCCGCGGCCGATCGGGATCATCGAGTCGATGGCCTTGATACCGGTCTGCAGCGGCTCGTGCACCGACTTGCGCTGCATGACACCGGGGGCCTGCAGCTCGAGGGCGCGGCGGCCCTCGATGCCGGTGATCGCACCCAGACCGTCGATCGGGTTGCCCAGCGGGTCGACGACGCGCCCGAGGTAGCCCTCGCCCACGGGGACGGAGAGCACCTCGCCGGTGCGGCGGACCTCCTGGCCCTCCTCGACGCCCGTGAAGTCGCCGAGCACGACGACACCGATCTCACGCACGTCCAGGTTGAGCGCGAGACCGAGCGTGCCGTCCTCGAAGCGCAGCAGCTCGTTCGCCATCGCGCCGGGGAGGCCCTCGACGTTGGCGATGCCGTCGGCGGCGAGGGTCACGCGGCCGACTTCCTCGGTCACGGGCCCGTCGGGCTCGTAGGACTTCACGAAGCTGTCCAGCGCGGCCCGGATCTCCTCCGGCCGGATCGTCAGCTCAGCCATTGCTTGTCTCCTGTCGTGGCCACCGGGTAGGCGGCCGAACGTTCTTCAGTCAGCGGTCGGGGTCAGCCGGCCAGCCGGCGACGGGCGTCGGCCAGGCGGGACAGCACGGTGTTGTCGACGACGTCGGCGCCGACCTGGATGCGGAGCCCGCCCACGACCGTGGGGTCGAGGGTGACGTAGATCTGGACGACCTGGCCGTACGCCCGCTCGAGCAGCGTAGTGAGCCTCGCGCGCTGGGCCGGCGTCAGGTCGACAGCGCTCGTGACGGTCGCGACCAGCAGCGAGCGCCGCTCGGCGATCAGGTTGCCGACCATCAGCATCGTGGCGACGAACCGGCGTCCGCGCGGGGCGGTCGTGGCCCGCCGGGCGAGAGCGACCGTGATCGGGTCGGCCTTGCCCGCGAGCAGGGCGTCGACGACGGCGACGCGGCGCTCGGCCTTCGTCGTCGGGTCGGACAGCACCCGCCGCGCCTCTCGCTGGCCCTGGAGCGAGCGGGTGATGCGGAACACCTCGTCCTCGACCGCCTCGAGGGCGCCGCGTGCCTCGGCAGAGGCCAGCAGCGCCGACAGCGCGAGCTGCTCGAGCGCGGCAGGCAGGTCGCGGTCGGCCGACCAGCGGGACTCCGCCAGCGACCGGACCAGCTCGACCACGCGGGGGTCGAAGCCACCCGCGAGCACCTGCCCGACGACGCCGGACTTGGCTGCGGCCGGCAGGGACGGGTCGGTCAGCGTGCGGCGCAGCGCGGCCGAGGAGTCCAGGGCGTCGACGACGGCGAAGAGCTCCCCGCCCAGCGCCTGCGCCCGCTCGCCCGCGGCGCGCAGCACCGGCTCGAGGCGGCCCTGGGCTGCCGACAACGACGCTCCGCTCGATCCGCGCATCAGCCCACCGTGCCTGACGACGAAGCCGCCGACGCCGTCTGCGTCGTCTCGAGCTCGTCGAGGAAGCGGTCGACGACACGCGCCCGGGCGGCGCTGTCGGCGAGCTCCTCGCCCACGATCTTCGACGCGAGCTGGGTGGCGAGGTCGCCGACGTCGGTGCGCAGCGACACGGCCGCGGCCTGCCGCTCGGCCTCGATCTGGCGGTGGGCGGTCTCGGTGATGCGGGCCGCCTCCTCCTGGGCCTTGGAGCGGTGCTCGGCGACGATCGCCTTGCCCTCCTCGCGGGCCTCGTCACGGACCTTGGCGGCATCGGATCGCGCCGCGGTCAGCAGCTCCTGCTGGCGCTCGAGCGCCTGCTCCGCTGCCTCCTTGGCCTGTGCGGCCTGGGCCATGCCGCCCTCGATCGCCTCGGTGCGCTCGTCGAGCACCTTGAGCATCGGCGGCAGCACGAACTTGTAGAAGGCGACCGCGATGATCACGAGCACGACGGCGGACCAGAGCAGGTCGTAGTCCGCGGGCAGGAACAGGTCCCTGCCCTGCGGCTCCGTCTGAGCCAGGAGCACCGGGATGCTCTCGGTGATCATGGGGGCCGCCGTCACTGGAACAGGAAGCCGGCGACGAGACCGAGCAGGGCGAGCACCTCGACGAACGCGAGACCGAGGAACATGGTGGCGCGGAGCTGACCGGCCACCTCGGGCTGGCGAGCCATGCCCTCGACGGTCTTGCCGATGAGGATGCCCAGGCCGATGCCGGGGCCGAGCGTCGCGAGGCCGTAACCGATGGAGTTCAGGTTGCCGCTGACCTCGGCGAGGGTGGTGACGTCCACAGGGTTTCCTTCCGTAGTGTTCCGGGCCGGTCGGCCCGGGTGAGGGGGATGGCGGAGGCGCGCGGCCCCTAGTGCTGGTCCTCGATCGACATGCTGATGTAGACCGCCGCGAGCAGCGCGAAGATGTACGCCTGCAGGAACGAGACCAGGACCTCGAAGAGCGTCATGAAGATGCCGGCACCGAGCGTCAGCACGCCCAGCGGCTTCATCGCCCCGCTCGCCTCGAGCAGGAAGAACTGCGTGGCGGCGAAGCACAGCACCAGCATGATGTGGCCGGCGATCATGTTGGCCACGAGTCGGACCATCAGCGACGCGGGGCGGATGATCAGGAGCTGCAGCAGCTCGATCGGCGTCAGGATGATGTAGATCGGCCACGGCACGCCGCTCGGGAAGAGGTTGGACTTGAGGTAGCCGCCCAGACCGTGCTGGCGGATGCCCACGGCCCAGTAGGTCACGAAGACCCACACCGCGAGCACCAGCGGGATGCCGATGCGTGCCGTCCCGGCGAGGTTCAGGCCGGGGATGGCACCCGCGAGGTTGAAGGCCAGGATCGAGCAGAAGATCGTGGTCAGCATCGGCAGGAACCGGCGCGCGTGCGCCTTGCCGAGGATCTCCTCCGCGATCTGCACGCGGACGAAGTCGAGGATGAACTCGACCCCGGCCTGGAACCGGCCCGGCACCACGCGGGCGCGGCGGGCGGCGATCACGAAGACGGTCAGCAGCGCGATGGTGACGACCACGCGGATGATCCAGATCCGGTCGATCTGGAACGGCGTGCCCTCGAAGAAGATCGCGGGCGGGAAGAAGTCAGCGATCGACGGCGTGTGGAAACCACCTTCGCCACCCTCGGAGGCAGCGATCAGCAGGGGTGTCGCGGGCGTGAACAGGAGGACTCCCGGGTTTCGAGAGGACCGACGTAGACCACCTCGTGGGTACGCCGTCGGACCAGGCCGTCAAGGATTCGCGGCACAGCCTACTAGATGATCTGGCGTGGTCCGTCTGCCGAGATGGCGCCGGATGCCCACTATCCCGCGGCTTGTGAAAATTGGCGCACCTGGTCGCCCGGGGCAACCGCCCCGGGCGGGGTCACGGCTGGACGTACGGGACCCGCCCCCGGCCGACCGCCCGGTAGTCGAGCAGGGCCGACCCGATCGCGCCCACGGCGACGACGCCGAACAGGACGTACGGGTCGAAGAAGTCGCGTCCGCGCAGCACCGCGAGCACCGCGATCAGGACGATCATCTTGACCACCCAGGCGCCCATGATGACGCCGGCCATCGCCGTCGGGCTCGACCCGACCGTCCGCAGCATCGACCAGATCGTCGTGGCGCAGAAGAACCCCGCGAGCAGCACGCCGATGACCGCTCCCCACACGCCCGCCGTCCCGGCGACCGGCGCGCCGACGGCGATGCCGACGACGGCCAGCCCGCCCAGCAGCAGCGCGGAGGACCGCAGCGCGGTGCGCAGCATCGCCCGCTCGGGCGCGTCGGGGTCGCGGCCGGGGGCGGGGGTGGCGGCGGGGTCGGGGGTGCTGGCGTCGGTCATGGGGTCCGTCCTCGGTTCGGGGATGGCGGGATGGTCGGCGGGAGCGATGGTGGAGCGGTCCGTGGCACGGCGGGCATGGTGCCCGTGGCGACGTCGTCGTCGAGGATGCGGCCCCGCGTGCGCAGCGGGCCGAGCGTCAGCAGCAGCGCGACGACGGCGGCGATCACGGTGCCGATCACGACGTTCTGCCAGGGCCACCGCACCAGGGCCGCCCCCCCGAACGCGAACACGGCCGTCCAGACGTAGAGGATGACGACGGCGCGGCGGTGCGAGTGGCCGAGCGCCAGCATCCGGTGGTGCAGGTGCTTGCGATCGGCGTGGAAGGGCGACTTGCCGCGCGCCAGGCGACGCGCCACCGCCGTCGTCATGTCGATGAACGGCAGCAGCACCACGGCCACCGGCAGCAGCAGCGGCACGAACGCAGGCACGGCCTCGGGGCCGCTCGTGAGGTCGACGCCCGTCTGGCCGGTCACCGAGATGGTCGCCCCCGCGAGCACCAGCCCCAGCACCATGGAGCCCGAGTCGCCCATGAAGATGTGCGACGGGAAGAAGTTGTGCGGCAGGAAGCCCAGACACGCCCCGACCAGCACCGCGACGACCAGGGAGGCCAGCGACGAGTAGTCCTGCGGGCTGGCCTGCTGCGTGAGGCCGTACGTGTACAGGAAGAAGGCCGAACCGCCGATGGCGATGATGCCCGCCGCGAGGCCGTCGAGCCCGTCGGACCAGTTCACCGCGTTCATCGTGGCGACGACGACGAAGATCGTGACGATCAACGACAGCCGTGATCCCGGGATGGTCAGCTGCCCCGGGAAGGGCCACATGACGAGCTGGACCCCCATGACCGCCATGAAGCCGGCGGCCAGGACCTGCCCCGCGAGCTTGGTCATCCAGTCCAGGTCCCAGATGTCGTCGGCCCAGCCCAGCAGGGCGACCATGACCGCGGCGCCGACGATGCCCCACACCTCGCGGGTGGCGAAGACGCCGTCGAGGAACGGCATGCGAGACGCCACGAGCACCGCCACGACGATGCCCGCCGTGATCGCCAGACCGCCGAGCCTCGGCTTCGGCGTCGTGTGGACGTCACGGGCGCGGACGGCCGTGATGGCGTTCGTGCGGCGGGCCACCCAGCGCGCGGCCGGTGTCGTCAGGTAGGTGACGGCGGCGGCGACGAGCAGGAGCAGGATGTAGACCCTCACGCGTCGGCCTCCGGGTCGGCGGGCGGGGAGGTCGCCGGGGCGTCGTCCTCCGCAGCGAGGGGTTCGATCGCCGGGACGACCTCGCGCAGCGCCTCGACGTCGATCGCGCCGGGGCGGACCACGCGCGGCGGCGTGACGGTGGCGTCGACGACGGTGGAGCCGCCGCCGGGCACGGGCCCGCCGTCGAGGTAGACGGCGACGGCGTCCCCGAGCTGGGCGCGGGCCGCGTCGGCGTCGAGCGGGGCGGTCTCCCCCACCCGCTGCGCGCCGGTCACCGCGAGCGGTCCCGTGCGGCGCAGCAGGGCCAGGGCGGCCGGGTGGTCGGGCATGCGCAGCGCGACGACGCCGCGGTTGTCGCCCAGGTCCCACTGCAGGGAGGGCTGCGCGCGCAGCACGAGCGTGAGCGCGCCGGGCCAGAACGCGTCCGCGAGCGCCCGGGCGTCGTCGGACACCTCGGTGGCGAGGCCGTCGAGGGTGCGCACGTCGGGCACCAGCACGGGCGGCGGGGTGCGGTCGGCGCGTCCCTTGGCCGTGCCGATCGCGGCGACGGCGCCGGCGTCGAACGCCTCCGCGGCCACGCCGTAGACGGTGTCGGTGGGCAGCACCACCAGCGCACCGCGGCGGACCGCGTTGACGGCCTCGTCGATCGCGGCACCCCAGGTGTTCGGGTCGGTGACGTCGTGGACGACGTCGGGCACGCTGTTCACCGGGCGACCGCTCCCTGGGTCCGAGGGTGCCGGGCGGCGACGATGCTACTCACGGCTTCAGTGTTCCACGGGTGCGCCGGCCCTCCGGGCGACGACCATGCGGGGGCGCCCGGTGAGGTCGTCGGCCGTCGTGGCGGGTGCGTACAGCCCGGTGGCGTCGACCATGGCGCGGGCGGCGGCGTCCTGGACCTCGGCGTGCTCCATGACGTAGAGGCCGCCGGGGCGCAGCAGGCGCGCCGCTGCGGCGGTGATGCCGCGCGGCACCTCCAGCCCGTCGGCACCGAGCCCGTAGAGCGCCACCGCGGGGTCGTGCTCGGCGACCTCGGGGTCGCGCGGCACGGCGTCCGGCGGCACGTAGGGCGGGTTGCTCACGACGACGTCGACGGCGCCGTCGAGCTCGCGCAGCGTCGTGCGCGCGTCCCCCTTGACGAGCGTGACGCCGCTGCCGGCGAGGTTGCGTGCGGCCCAGGCGTGTGCGGCGGCGTCGAGCTCGACGGCGTGCACGCGCGCCCCGGGAACCTCGGTCGCGACGGCGAGCGCGATGGCCCCGGACCCGGTGCACAGGTCGACGACGACGGCGGAGCCACGCTCGTCGACCACCCGACGTGCCTCGTCGATCGCCACCTGGGCGACCTGCTCCGTCTCGGGCCGGGGCACGAACACCCCCGGCCCCACGGCCAGCTCGACGTGCCGGAACGGCGCCACCCCGGTCAGGTGCTGCAACGGCTCCCGCCGGGCCCGCCGCTCCACGAGAGCGTCGAAGGCAGCGGCAGCGCCGTCGGGCAGCTCCCGGTCCAGGACCAGCAACGACCCGAGCGCTCCCCGAGAAACCCCGAGCACGAACCCCAGCAGAACCTCGGCATCTACGCGCGGGGCACCAACGCCCGCCCGCTCCAGCACCCGCACGGCCGCATCGACGAGCGAACGAGGTCGGGGGTCGGGGGACGACGGCGAAGCCGTAGAGCCGTAGCGGAGCGAGCGAAGCGAGCGTGAGCGAGGCGAGCCGTCGTCCCCCGACCCCCGACCGCCCCAGCCCACGCCAGTCCCGTCAGCCGCGTCAGTCCCGCCGGTCATGTCAGTCACCGAAGCCCGCCAGCCGGGCCGCCTCGTCGGCCTCGATCGCCGACCGCACCACCGGCTCCAGGTCCCCGCCCAGGACGGCGTCGAGGTTGTACGCCTTGTACCCCGTGCGGTGGTCCGCGATGCGGTTCTCCGGGAAGTTGTAGGTGCGGATCCGCTCCGAGCGGTCCACCGTCCTCACCTGGGAGCGCCGCAGGTCCGCCGCCTGCGCGGCAGCCTCCTCCTGCTGCGCGGCGAGCAGCCGCGCGCGCAGCACGCGCATGGCCTGCTCCTTGTTCTGCAGCTGCGACTTCTCGTTCTGCATGGAGACGACGATGCCGGTGGGCAGGTGCGTGATACGGACGGCGGAGTCGGTCGTGTTGACGGACTGCCCGCCGGGGCCTGAGGACCGGTAGACGTCGATGCGCAGGTCGTTCGGGTCGATCTCGACCTCGCCGGGGTCGTCGACCTCGGGGAACACCAGGACGCCGGCGGCCGAGGTGTGGATGCGGCCCTGCGTCTCCGTGACCGGGACGCGCTGCACGCGGTGGACGCCGCCCTCGTACTTGAGGTGCGCCCAGACGCCGTCCCCGGGGTCGTTCACGGAGCGGGCCTTGATCGCGACCTGGACGTCCTTGTAGCCGCCCAGGTCGGTGTCCGTGGCCTCCAGGACCTGGGTGGACCAGCCCTTGCGCTCGGCGTACCGCAGGTACATCCGCAGCAGGTCGCCCGCGAAG
The Xylanimonas cellulosilytica DSM 15894 DNA segment above includes these coding regions:
- a CDS encoding DUF2550 domain-containing protein; translated protein: MPAAVWVLLAILLIAALVVAAGASRLHRLSRRVGSFTCNARARGNPATAFTLGVAHYAVGRIEWYRCWSLSLRPARTWVRDRLTVTGRVPLDQAGQPDQYLVTCRYDDVDFELSMSTAAYAGLASWLEAAPPGRRDLVL
- a CDS encoding F0F1 ATP synthase subunit epsilon: MAGLSVDLVSADRKVWSGTARAVSAPSVDGQIGILSGHTPILAVLRAGTVRVTTDGAEPFEVHVTGGFVSVDDDLVTVVADEISPVTGAEG
- the atpD gene encoding F0F1 ATP synthase subunit beta; this translates as MTATTVDTPVERTNGPVVGRVARVIGPVVDIEFPEDAIPDIYNALTVEIQLSAQGEGEKSFTLTLEVAQHLGDSLVRAIALKPTDGLVRGAAVTDTGAPISVPVGDITKGHVFDVTGNVLNLKEGEKFEVTERWPIHRKAPAFKDLESKTSMFETGIKVIDLLTPYVQGGKIGLFGGAGVGKTVLIQEMIQRVAQDHGGVSVFAGVGERTREGNDLIHEMEDAGVFDKTALVFGQMDEPPGTRLRIALSGLTMAEYFRDVQKQDVLLFIDNIFRFTQAGSEVSTLLGRMPSAVGYQPNLADEMGILQERITSTRGHSITSLQAIYVPADDYTDPAPATTFAHLDATTELSREIASKGLYPAVDPLTSTSRILDPRYVGAEHYAVATEVKQILQRNKELQDIIAILGVDELSEEDKTVVARARRIQQFLSQNTYMAEKFTGVAGSTVPLTETIEAFKKIAAGEFDHISEQAFYNIGGLEDLERNWSRIQKEYGA
- a CDS encoding F0F1 ATP synthase subunit gamma, which translates into the protein MAGGSQRVYRQRIKSTQSLKKMFRAQELIAASRIGRARNRATSTTPFAQAITRAVSAVATHAHVEHPMTQARHDTNRVAVLVVASDRGMAGSYSAAIIRETERLLERLEREGKQPELFVTGRRAISYYRYRGRELRGQWSYGSDSPSAEVAHEIADALLAAHSAPAEDGGVAELHVVYTQFVNMVTQRPRVVRMLPLEVVEGVVEHEDVEPLYDFEPSVEVVLDALLPRYVRSRLFSFLLEAAASELASRQRAMHTAVDNAEDLIRNYTRLANQARQADITQEISEIVSGADALAAAK
- the atpA gene encoding F0F1 ATP synthase subunit alpha, with protein sequence MAELTIRPEEIRAALDSFVKSYEPDGPVTEEVGRVTLAADGIANVEGLPGAMANELLRFEDGTLGLALNLDVREIGVVVLGDFTGVEEGQEVRRTGEVLSVPVGEGYLGRVVDPLGNPIDGLGAITGIEGRRALELQAPGVMQRKSVHEPLQTGIKAIDSMIPIGRGQRQLIIGDRQTGKTAIAIDTIINQKANWESGDPTKQVRCIYVAIGQKGSTIASVRGALEDAGALEYTTIVAAPASDPAGFKYLAPYTGSAIGQHWMYDGKHVLIIFDDLSKQAEAYRAVSLLLRRPPGREAYPGDVFYLHSRLLERCAKLSDDLGAGSMTGLPMIETKANDVSAYIPTNVISITDGQIFLQSDLFNADQRPAVDVGISVSRVGGDAQIKAMKKVAGTLKLELAQYRSLEAFAMFASDLDAASRGQLARGAALMELLKQPQYTPYPVEEQVASIWTGTKGRLDDVPVDDIKRFEAELLDHLRRSTDVLSTIATTGKLEDETESALSDAVEEFRNGFLKGDGTPLVGGALDEAEVTIEQEQIVAQKKA
- a CDS encoding F0F1 ATP synthase subunit delta, translating into MRGSSGASLSAAQGRLEPVLRAAGERAQALGGELFAVVDALDSSAALRRTLTDPSLPAAAKSGVVGQVLAGGFDPRVVELVRSLAESRWSADRDLPAALEQLALSALLASAEARGALEAVEDEVFRITRSLQGQREARRVLSDPTTKAERRVAVVDALLAGKADPITVALARRATTAPRGRRFVATMLMVGNLIAERRSLLVATVTSAVDLTPAQRARLTTLLERAYGQVVQIYVTLDPTVVGGLRIQVGADVVDNTVLSRLADARRRLAG
- a CDS encoding F0F1 ATP synthase subunit B, whose amino-acid sequence is MITESIPVLLAQTEPQGRDLFLPADYDLLWSAVVLVIIAVAFYKFVLPPMLKVLDERTEAIEGGMAQAAQAKEAAEQALERQQELLTAARSDAAKVRDEAREEGKAIVAEHRSKAQEEAARITETAHRQIEAERQAAAVSLRTDVGDLATQLASKIVGEELADSAARARVVDRFLDELETTQTASAASSSGTVG
- a CDS encoding ATP synthase F0 subunit C, with product MDVTTLAEVSGNLNSIGYGLATLGPGIGLGILIGKTVEGMARQPEVAGQLRATMFLGLAFVEVLALLGLVAGFLFQ
- the atpB gene encoding F0F1 ATP synthase subunit A; protein product: MFTPATPLLIAASEGGEGGFHTPSIADFFPPAIFFEGTPFQIDRIWIIRVVVTIALLTVFVIAARRARVVPGRFQAGVEFILDFVRVQIAEEILGKAHARRFLPMLTTIFCSILAFNLAGAIPGLNLAGTARIGIPLVLAVWVFVTYWAVGIRQHGLGGYLKSNLFPSGVPWPIYIILTPIELLQLLIIRPASLMVRLVANMIAGHIMLVLCFAATQFFLLEASGAMKPLGVLTLGAGIFMTLFEVLVSFLQAYIFALLAAVYISMSIEDQH
- a CDS encoding glycosyltransferase family 4 protein, which translates into the protein MRVYILLLLVAAAVTYLTTPAARWVARRTNAITAVRARDVHTTPKPRLGGLAITAGIVVAVLVASRMPFLDGVFATREVWGIVGAAVMVALLGWADDIWDLDWMTKLAGQVLAAGFMAVMGVQLVMWPFPGQLTIPGSRLSLIVTIFVVVATMNAVNWSDGLDGLAAGIIAIGGSAFFLYTYGLTQQASPQDYSSLASLVVAVLVGACLGFLPHNFFPSHIFMGDSGSMVLGLVLAGATISVTGQTGVDLTSGPEAVPAFVPLLLPVAVVLLPFIDMTTAVARRLARGKSPFHADRKHLHHRMLALGHSHRRAVVILYVWTAVFAFGGAALVRWPWQNVVIGTVIAAVVALLLTLGPLRTRGRILDDDVATGTMPAVPRTAPPSLPPTIPPSPNRGRTP
- a CDS encoding L-threonylcarbamoyladenylate synthase produces the protein MNSVPDVVHDVTDPNTWGAAIDEAVNAVRRGALVVLPTDTVYGVAAEAFDAGAVAAIGTAKGRADRTPPPVLVPDVRTLDGLATEVSDDARALADAFWPGALTLVLRAQPSLQWDLGDNRGVVALRMPDHPAALALLRRTGPLAVTGAQRVGETAPLDADAARAQLGDAVAVYLDGGPVPGGGSTVVDATVTPPRVVRPGAIDVEALREVVPAIEPLAAEDDAPATSPPADPEADA